The following proteins are co-located in the Granulicella pectinivorans genome:
- the polA gene encoding DNA polymerase I, whose translation MANTTDKPPIYLLDSMAFIFRAYHAMQRQRPMSTRNGIPTAATYVFVNMINKLRKDFAPLYLAAVYDVGAPVHRNEQAKGLKDVQKFNIKTQAFETVEYAGYKANRAETPPDLIQQQPYIRRALEAFRIPILYYEGFEADDVIGTLSQQLSALGHHVYVVSPDKDMMQLVTADVSILNPTKDNLVLDPAKVEEVLGVPPARVIDVMALRGDAIDNIPGAPGIGDKGSVELIQTFGSVEAALDRADEVKKKTYRESLQNNRENILLSKELVTIHTTVPIEFSLDAMKTQPVDNAACRELFTELEFTSLLKELAPSVDNTVIAYNTKPTAAELAELLAAARESGLSIAMAPDARALSEEVADPEAEVEAEPAPSENMSLFGAPEETIPAPPAQDVACKLGLAVGPDAAMEAPLEAPGIRAALEDATLPKQVHDLKAVLRALEPHGITLRGHITDVMLQSYLVNPTHGSHTLVDIAARTTSRALVHQPTKQNPADSNRLPEAAAAIHRLAIALSAQLAESGTIKHEVRKDDPSLGGAVTTEMLFAEPTKPATKPGAPHHASGMWGSTESKGKPLNPTSTLLEVYEGMDLPLVPVLLRMEQTGVRIDPDLLRTMSAKLAVDIDTLAERIYADSGHRFNVNSPKQLGEVLFNQMGLPKPMKYGKGKVVSTAQDVLEELAVNHPIAALVIEHRQLQKLKGTYLDALPQLVDAEGRIHTTFNQVGTATGRLSSTNPNLQNIPIRTAIGREIRAAFIAAKGNVLMSADYSQIELRLMAHFSQDPLLLNAYRTDQDIHTLTAAEVFGVDPATMSKETRARAKAVNFGIVYGISPFGLAAQLNIPQNEAKLYIETYFDRYKGVRAFIDQTLEIVRTEQAVKTAFGRIRPIPDIGSRNPNMRGFAERTAVNTPLQGTAADLIKLAMIALDRKITERNLKSRMTLQVHDELLFDVVPEEAEEMQQLVKQEMESVAQFSIPIVAEVGTGQNWRDIK comes from the coding sequence ATGGCGAACACGACTGACAAGCCCCCGATCTACCTTCTCGACTCCATGGCGTTCATCTTCCGCGCCTACCACGCGATGCAGCGCCAGCGCCCGATGTCCACGCGCAACGGCATCCCTACAGCCGCGACGTATGTCTTCGTCAACATGATCAACAAGCTGCGCAAGGACTTCGCACCCTTGTATCTCGCGGCGGTGTACGACGTGGGCGCTCCGGTGCATCGCAACGAACAGGCCAAGGGCCTGAAGGATGTGCAGAAGTTCAACATCAAGACGCAGGCCTTTGAGACCGTCGAGTATGCCGGATACAAGGCCAACCGCGCGGAGACACCGCCGGACCTGATCCAGCAGCAGCCGTATATCCGGCGGGCGCTGGAGGCGTTCCGGATTCCGATCCTCTACTACGAGGGGTTCGAGGCGGACGATGTGATCGGCACGCTCTCGCAGCAGCTTTCGGCGCTGGGTCATCACGTCTACGTGGTCTCGCCGGACAAAGACATGATGCAGTTGGTTACGGCGGACGTCTCGATCCTGAACCCGACGAAGGACAACCTGGTGCTCGATCCCGCGAAGGTGGAAGAAGTGTTGGGTGTGCCGCCCGCGCGTGTGATCGATGTGATGGCGCTGCGCGGAGACGCGATCGATAACATCCCTGGCGCCCCCGGCATCGGGGACAAGGGCTCCGTCGAACTGATCCAGACCTTCGGCAGCGTCGAAGCCGCGCTCGACCGCGCCGATGAGGTGAAGAAGAAGACCTATCGCGAGAGCCTGCAGAACAACCGCGAAAACATCCTCCTGTCGAAGGAGTTGGTGACGATCCACACGACCGTGCCGATCGAGTTCTCGCTGGACGCGATGAAGACGCAGCCGGTGGATAACGCCGCGTGCCGCGAGCTGTTTACGGAGCTGGAGTTCACGTCGCTGCTGAAGGAGCTGGCGCCTTCGGTCGATAATACGGTGATCGCGTACAACACCAAGCCCACGGCCGCGGAGCTCGCGGAGTTGCTGGCCGCGGCGCGGGAGTCGGGGCTGAGCATTGCGATGGCCCCCGACGCACGCGCTCTGAGCGAAGAAGTCGCCGACCCGGAGGCAGAGGTCGAAGCCGAACCCGCCCCCTCGGAGAACATGTCCCTCTTCGGAGCGCCCGAGGAGACCATCCCCGCTCCACCCGCCCAGGACGTAGCCTGCAAGCTGGGCCTAGCCGTCGGCCCCGACGCCGCCATGGAGGCACCCCTCGAAGCTCCCGGCATCCGCGCCGCCCTCGAAGACGCCACCCTTCCTAAGCAGGTCCACGACCTCAAGGCCGTCCTCCGCGCACTCGAACCGCACGGCATCACCCTCCGTGGACACATCACCGACGTCATGCTCCAGAGCTACCTGGTGAACCCCACCCACGGTTCGCATACCCTGGTCGACATCGCCGCACGCACGACCTCCCGCGCCCTCGTCCATCAGCCTACCAAGCAGAACCCCGCCGACTCGAACCGCCTGCCCGAGGCAGCCGCCGCGATCCATCGGCTTGCCATTGCCCTGTCCGCGCAGCTCGCTGAATCCGGCACCATCAAGCACGAAGTCCGCAAAGACGACCCCTCTCTTGGCGGAGCCGTTACGACGGAGATGTTGTTCGCCGAGCCAACCAAACCGGCCACAAAACCGGGTGCCCCACACCACGCATCTGGGATGTGGGGTTCCACGGAATCCAAGGGAAAGCCGCTCAATCCCACCTCCACCCTTCTCGAAGTCTACGAGGGCATGGACCTCCCGCTCGTCCCCGTTCTCCTCCGCATGGAGCAGACCGGCGTCCGCATCGACCCCGACCTGCTCCGCACCATGTCCGCCAAGCTCGCCGTCGACATCGACACCCTCGCCGAGCGGATCTATGCCGATTCTGGCCACCGCTTCAACGTCAACTCCCCCAAGCAGCTCGGCGAAGTCCTCTTCAACCAGATGGGCCTCCCCAAGCCCATGAAGTACGGCAAAGGCAAGGTCGTCTCCACCGCGCAGGACGTCCTCGAAGAATTGGCCGTCAACCACCCCATCGCCGCCCTCGTCATCGAGCACCGCCAGCTCCAGAAGCTCAAGGGCACCTACCTCGACGCCCTCCCGCAGCTCGTCGACGCCGAAGGCCGCATCCACACCACCTTCAACCAGGTAGGCACCGCCACCGGACGCCTCTCCAGTACCAACCCCAACCTCCAGAACATCCCCATCCGCACCGCCATCGGCCGCGAGATCCGCGCTGCCTTCATCGCCGCCAAGGGCAACGTCCTTATGTCGGCCGACTACTCGCAGATCGAGCTCCGCCTCATGGCCCACTTCTCCCAGGACCCCTTGTTGTTGAACGCCTACCGCACCGACCAGGACATCCACACCCTCACCGCCGCCGAGGTCTTCGGCGTAGACCCGGCCACGATGTCCAAGGAAACCCGCGCCCGCGCCAAGGCCGTCAACTTCGGCATCGTCTACGGCATCAGCCCCTTCGGCCTCGCCGCCCAGCTCAACATCCCCCAGAACGAAGCCAAGCTCTACATCGAAACCTACTTCGACCGCTACAAGGGCGTCCGCGCCTTCATCGACCAGACATTGGAAATCGTGCGCACCGAGCAAGCCGTAAAGACCGCCTTCGGCCGCATCCGCCCCATCCCCGACATCGGCTCCCGCAACCCCAACATGCGCGGCTTCGCCGAACGCACGGCGGTAAACACCCCACTCCAGGGCACCGCCGCCGACCTCATCAAGCTAGCCATGATCGCCCTCGACCGCAAGATTACCGAGCGCAACCTCAAGTCCAGGATGACCCTGCAAGTCCACGACGAACTCCTCTTCGACGTAGTCCCCGAAGAGGCCGAGGAGATGCAGCAGCTAGTCAAACAAGAGATGGAATCCGTAGCCCAGTTCTCCATCCCCATCGTCGCCGAAGTCGGCACGGGTCAAAATTGGCGCGATATTAAATAG
- a CDS encoding nuclear transport factor 2 family protein, which translates to MKLKLASLALLATATFASAQAPAADLEKTLVNNSTALFTAYQQMDQALFLSIIAPDFVFISHWGIQGPEELAGTVQGCSLTSFKISEAKVRQLSPDSAVLIYKAHQASSCGTKAEPADLVLTDTYVRKGADWLMSIHMQAAAEK; encoded by the coding sequence ATGAAGCTCAAGCTCGCCTCCCTCGCCCTTCTTGCCACCGCGACCTTTGCCTCGGCGCAGGCTCCTGCCGCCGACCTCGAAAAGACGCTCGTCAACAACTCCACCGCGCTGTTCACAGCCTATCAGCAGATGGATCAGGCGCTGTTTCTCTCGATCATCGCGCCGGACTTCGTGTTCATCAGCCACTGGGGCATCCAGGGACCGGAAGAGCTGGCCGGCACGGTGCAGGGCTGCTCGCTGACCAGCTTCAAGATCTCGGAGGCGAAGGTGCGCCAGCTCTCGCCGGACTCGGCTGTGCTGATCTACAAGGCGCACCAGGCCTCAAGCTGCGGCACCAAGGCGGAGCCCGCGGACCTCGTCTTGACGGACACCTACGTCCGCAAAGGCGCCGACTGGCTGATGAGCATTCACATGCAGGCGGCCGCCGAGAAATAA
- the queA gene encoding tRNA preQ1(34) S-adenosylmethionine ribosyltransferase-isomerase QueA, which produces MLTADFDFHLPESLIAQTPPPVRGSSRMLVVDRATGAYTDGRFTDLPEHLGEGDLLILNDSRVLPARLFGTRARSTTTQASSPDPSGRVEVLLTQQVAPGTWTTLVRPAKKVQVGEKLLFHEGAAVVLEAVVLGAGEYGERTLRFSATDEFEAILQRIGHMPLPPYIHRDKGTPDSEEDRARYQTVYANQTGSAAAPTAGLHFTPEVLEALTRKGVQIERVTLHVGLGTFQPVRAERVVDIRLHAERYTLPAATAEAINVARREGRRIIAAGTTTTRTLEHCATLGAELYPHSGETSIFLSPGHRFQVVSGLLTNFHLPQSTLLMLVCAFAGTEHVLAAYAHAVEAKYRFFSYGDCMLLL; this is translated from the coding sequence ATGCTGACCGCCGACTTCGACTTTCATCTTCCCGAATCGCTGATTGCGCAGACGCCTCCGCCGGTGCGCGGATCGAGCCGCATGCTGGTCGTCGACCGCGCGACCGGTGCCTATACCGATGGACGATTTACGGATCTGCCGGAGCACCTTGGCGAGGGCGATCTTCTCATCCTCAACGACTCGCGTGTGCTTCCGGCGCGGCTGTTTGGAACGCGTGCACGATCGACCACGACGCAGGCCTCTTCGCCCGATCCCTCGGGGCGCGTCGAGGTGTTGCTGACGCAGCAGGTCGCGCCCGGTACGTGGACGACGCTGGTGCGTCCGGCGAAGAAGGTGCAGGTGGGCGAGAAGCTTCTCTTCCACGAGGGGGCGGCGGTGGTTCTCGAAGCCGTGGTGCTCGGCGCGGGCGAGTACGGCGAGAGGACGCTGCGCTTCAGCGCGACGGACGAGTTCGAAGCCATCCTCCAGCGAATCGGACATATGCCTCTACCGCCGTACATCCATCGCGACAAGGGCACGCCCGACAGCGAGGAAGATCGTGCCCGGTATCAGACGGTCTACGCCAACCAGACGGGGTCGGCCGCGGCACCAACGGCGGGGCTCCACTTTACGCCGGAGGTTCTGGAAGCTCTCACGCGAAAGGGTGTGCAGATTGAGCGGGTGACACTGCATGTTGGGTTGGGGACGTTTCAGCCGGTGCGGGCGGAGCGGGTGGTGGACATTCGTCTGCATGCCGAGCGGTATACCCTGCCCGCGGCGACGGCTGAGGCGATCAACGTCGCGCGGCGCGAGGGGCGGCGGATTATCGCTGCGGGAACAACCACTACGCGCACCCTCGAACACTGCGCCACGCTGGGCGCGGAGCTGTATCCGCACTCGGGCGAGACGAGTATCTTTCTTTCGCCGGGACATCGGTTCCAGGTGGTCAGCGGTCTGCTGACGAACTTCCATCTGCCGCAATCGACGCTGTTGATGCTGGTATGCGCGTTTGCCGGCACGGAGCATGTGCTGGCCGCGTACGCGCATGCCGTCGAGGCGAAGTATCGCTTCTTCAGCTATGGGGACTGCATGCTTCTGCTTTAG